The following coding sequences are from one Triticum dicoccoides isolate Atlit2015 ecotype Zavitan chromosome 4A, WEW_v2.0, whole genome shotgun sequence window:
- the LOC119285382 gene encoding lipid phosphate phosphatase gamma-like, giving the protein MSGPGEYQEMAASVPPALKAITLTHVRYHRGDRVGLFLAWVSLIPVFISLGGFISHFMFRRELQGICFALGLLVSQVLNELIKHSVAQSRPASCELLETCDSHGWPSSHAQYTFFFATYLSLFVLRRSPASRVMAAFSWPLAFLTMLSRVYLGYHTVPQVFAGAVVGLVFGAIWYWFANTVLAQYFPMIEESAIGRWFYIKDTSHIQDVLKFEYDNARAARKKVATD; this is encoded by the exons ATGTCCGGGCCCGGGGAGTACCAGGAGATGGCCGCGTCGGTGCCGCCGGCGCTCAAGGCCATCACGCTCACCCACGTCCGATACCACCGGGGCGACAGGGTCGGCCTCTTCCTCGCGTGGGTCTCCCTAATCCCGGTCTTCATCAGCCTCGGCGGCTTCATCTCCCACTTCATGTTCCGCCGCGAGCTGCAGGGCATCTGCTTCGCCTTGGGGCTCCTCGTCTCGCAGGTCCTCAACGagctcatcaagcactccgtcgcgCAGTCCCGCCCGGCCTCGTGCGAGCTGCTCGAGACCTGCGACTCCCACGGGTGGCCGTCCAGCCACGCGCAGTACACCTTCTTCTTCGCCACGTACCTCTCGCTCTTCGTGCTCCGGCGGTCGCCGGCGAGCCGCGTCATGGCCGCCTTCTCATGGCCTCTCGCGTTCCTCACTATGCTCTCCAGGGTGTATCTCGGCTACCACACCGTCCCGCAG GTTTTCGCGGGAGCAGTAGTCGGCCTTGTATTTGGTGCTATCTGGTACTGGTTCGCCAACACCGTTCTTGCTCAATACTTCCCAATGATTGAGGAGAGCGCAATTGGGAGGTGGTTTTATATCAAGGATACTTCACATATTCAAGATGTGCTCAAGTTTGAGTATGATAATGCAAGGGCAGCAAGGAAGAAAGTTGCTACTGATTGA